One window of Chlamydia sp. 04-14 genomic DNA carries:
- the cmk gene encoding (d)CMP kinase: MIITIDGPSGTGKSTIAKALAKDLNFNYCNTGAMYRTLAYTHLQEFWKNLSIKELIDHPPFSFSFISGQPLEAFLDGQLLSAELGTQEVANAASKLSQLPEVRSFMHKLQRKYAELGNCVFEGRDMGSKVFPDADVKIFLTANAEVRAARRLKDLPENSLSKEALHAELVKRDEADSQRAHDPLIIPEGAIILDSSDLTISQVLEKILALVSPKLP; encoded by the coding sequence ATGATTATTACAATAGACGGCCCCTCAGGAACGGGGAAAAGCACAATAGCGAAAGCTCTTGCTAAAGACTTAAATTTTAACTATTGCAATACAGGCGCGATGTATCGCACTTTAGCCTACACACACCTACAAGAATTTTGGAAAAATCTATCGATCAAAGAACTTATAGATCACCCCCCGTTTTCATTTTCATTTATTTCAGGGCAACCTTTGGAAGCTTTTTTAGATGGGCAACTCTTATCCGCAGAACTAGGAACTCAAGAAGTAGCAAACGCAGCCTCCAAACTTTCTCAACTCCCTGAAGTGCGGTCTTTTATGCATAAGCTCCAAAGAAAATATGCAGAATTAGGTAATTGTGTTTTTGAAGGCAGGGATATGGGATCTAAGGTTTTCCCCGATGCTGATGTGAAAATCTTTCTTACAGCAAATGCCGAAGTAAGAGCTGCACGAAGGCTAAAAGATCTACCAGAGAATTCTCTTTCAAAAGAGGCTTTACATGCTGAACTTGTAAAGCGTGACGAAGCAGATAGCCAACGCGCCCATGATCCTTTAATCATTCCTGAAGGTGCCATCATTTTAGATTCTTCAGATTTGACAATAAGCCAAGTTCTAGAGAAAATTTTAGCTTTAGTTTCCCCAAAATTGCCATGA
- a CDS encoding lysophospholipid acyltransferase family protein, which produces MIFTVCKFLTRVAFTLLYRHKVYGVKKNLVKGAAIIASNHNSYLDPIALNLSVRGCLHHLARSTLFSNRFTGWLHKEWGSYPVKRGGGNSAAFKAAFELFKKKKKLIIYPEGERSPTGELLPGKVGIGLIAIKARVPVVPVYVGGTYEIFNRYQKFPKIWKTVTCVFGTPLTFDDLIDNDTLSSKETYQIATDRIMNKIAELKTWYENGCIGEVP; this is translated from the coding sequence ATGATATTTACAGTTTGTAAATTCCTTACCAGAGTTGCCTTTACCTTACTCTATAGACATAAAGTGTATGGTGTAAAAAAGAATCTTGTTAAAGGAGCCGCTATCATTGCTTCTAATCATAACTCATATTTAGATCCTATAGCTCTAAATTTATCTGTTCGTGGTTGTCTACATCATCTGGCACGCTCTACATTATTCAGCAATCGATTTACAGGATGGTTACATAAAGAATGGGGATCTTATCCCGTTAAAAGAGGCGGGGGCAATTCCGCAGCATTTAAAGCCGCTTTTGAACTCTTTAAAAAGAAGAAAAAGCTTATTATTTATCCCGAAGGAGAGCGTAGCCCGACTGGCGAGTTGCTTCCTGGAAAAGTTGGGATTGGCTTGATAGCTATTAAAGCTCGAGTTCCTGTAGTTCCCGTCTATGTTGGAGGTACTTACGAGATTTTTAATCGTTATCAAAAATTTCCTAAAATTTGGAAAACAGTTACTTGTGTTTTTGGTACACCACTAACTTTTGACGATTTGATTGATAATGACACTCTAAGCTCTAAAGAAACTTATCAAATAGCTACTGATAGAATTATGAATAAAATAGCTGAGCTAAAAACTTGGTATGAAAATGGCTGTATAGGAGAGGTTCCTTAA
- the argS gene encoding arginine--tRNA ligase has translation MTLLSYLSSLCREATLLAFPRLENISPDITQSTKDHFGHYQCNDAMKLARTLKMAPKAIAEAIVSHIPKEIFASIEIAGAGFINFTFSKEFLNKSLKTFSENLALGFRVKNPKKVVIDFSSPNIAKDMHVGHLRSTIIGDCLARVFAFVGNDVLRLNHIGDWGTAFGMLITYLQEEASEDIENLEDLTVLYKKAHARFAEDTEFKKRSQTNVVALQAGDPAALKLWKQICDISERAFQKIYNVLDIAIEKRGESFYNPFLSEIIQDLESKNLITISDNAKCVFHEGFSIPLMVQKSDGGYNYATTDLAAMRHRVKNDGADKIIIVTDMGQSLHFQLLEATALAAGYLPNKETFSHVGFGLVLDSEGKKFKTRSGENIKLKELLDTAIDQAKATLREHRPEMSDEEITVRAPILGINAIKYADLSSHRVSDYIFSFEKMLRFEGNTAMFLLYAYVRIQGIKRRLGIENLDLKSAASIQEPSEEALALALLRFPEAIDLTLKELCPHFLTDYLYMLTNKFNAFFRDCHIEGSSHQKERLDLCALVEKTLAAGMHLLGLQTLDRL, from the coding sequence ATGACTCTGCTGTCTTATTTATCTTCTCTATGTCGAGAAGCAACTCTATTAGCATTCCCTCGATTAGAAAATATTTCTCCTGATATCACTCAATCTACAAAAGACCATTTTGGTCACTATCAATGTAATGATGCGATGAAACTCGCTCGTACATTAAAAATGGCTCCCAAAGCTATTGCAGAAGCCATTGTCAGTCATATTCCCAAAGAGATTTTTGCTTCTATAGAAATTGCTGGCGCAGGTTTTATCAATTTTACATTTTCAAAAGAATTTCTGAATAAAAGTCTAAAAACATTTTCTGAGAATTTAGCTTTAGGATTTCGTGTTAAGAATCCCAAAAAAGTTGTTATTGATTTTTCTTCTCCAAATATTGCTAAAGATATGCATGTGGGACACCTACGCTCCACAATTATCGGAGATTGCTTAGCACGTGTTTTTGCTTTTGTAGGCAATGACGTTTTACGCTTGAATCATATAGGTGATTGGGGAACAGCTTTTGGCATGTTAATCACCTACCTTCAAGAAGAAGCTTCCGAAGATATAGAGAACCTCGAAGATCTAACAGTATTATATAAAAAAGCGCATGCACGCTTTGCTGAAGATACAGAATTTAAAAAACGCTCACAAACGAATGTCGTTGCTTTACAAGCTGGAGATCCTGCCGCTTTAAAATTATGGAAACAAATTTGTGATATTTCTGAGAGAGCCTTTCAAAAGATTTACAATGTTTTAGATATTGCTATCGAAAAACGAGGGGAATCTTTTTATAATCCTTTCCTTTCTGAAATTATTCAAGATTTAGAAAGCAAGAATCTCATTACTATTTCTGATAACGCAAAATGTGTTTTCCATGAGGGCTTTTCCATTCCTCTAATGGTACAGAAAAGCGATGGGGGCTATAACTATGCTACTACGGATTTAGCTGCTATGCGCCATCGCGTAAAAAACGACGGTGCTGATAAAATTATCATTGTCACCGATATGGGACAATCTCTACATTTCCAACTTCTTGAAGCTACAGCATTAGCTGCAGGCTATCTACCTAATAAAGAAACCTTCTCCCACGTAGGTTTTGGTCTTGTTCTTGATTCTGAAGGGAAAAAATTCAAAACACGTTCTGGAGAAAATATAAAACTCAAAGAGTTGTTAGATACTGCTATAGATCAAGCAAAAGCCACCTTAAGAGAACACCGTCCAGAAATGTCTGATGAAGAGATTACAGTACGTGCTCCTATTTTAGGTATTAATGCAATTAAATATGCGGATCTTTCTTCTCATCGCGTGAGTGATTATATCTTTTCTTTTGAAAAGATGCTTCGTTTTGAGGGTAACACTGCAATGTTCCTTCTTTATGCTTATGTACGTATTCAAGGAATAAAGCGGCGTTTGGGGATAGAAAACTTAGATTTAAAATCCGCGGCAAGTATTCAAGAACCTTCTGAAGAAGCCTTAGCTTTAGCACTATTGCGTTTCCCAGAAGCCATTGATCTAACTCTAAAAGAGCTCTGCCCGCATTTCCTAACCGACTACTTATATATGCTTACGAACAAGTTCAACGCCTTCTTTAGAGATTGCCACATTGAAGGGTCCTCCCATCAAAAAGAACGTTTGGATCTTTGTGCTCTTGTTGAAAAGACCCTAGCTGCAGGCATGCACCTATTAGGATTACAGACTTTAGATAGATTGTGA
- the murA gene encoding UDP-N-acetylglucosamine 1-carboxyvinyltransferase, producing the protein MTAAEVFGGCVLQGSVRVSGAKNSTTKLLVASLLSDRKCILRNVPDIGDVRLTVELCESLGSIIHWDKQAEVIEIHTPKIHMSEVSTQFSRVNRIPILLLGALLARCPEGVVVPCVGGDAIGERTLNFHFEGLEQLGAKVAYDGHGYQASAPKGLVGAYITLPYPSVGATENLILASVRAQGRTIIKNAALEVEILDLILFLQKAGVEITTDNDRTIEIFGCDDFYEIDHWIIPDKIEAASFGMAAVLTGGRVLVENAEQDLMIPFLKTLRSIGGGFSVTETGIEFFYNEPLKGGVVLETDVHPGFLTDWQQPFSILLSQAEGSSVIHETVHENRLGYLRGLQQMGANCELFYQCLSSKACRYATGNFPHSAVIHGVTPLRASHLVIPDLRAGFAYIMAALIADGGPSLIENTQLLDRGYYNWVEKLNSLGAKIHLLSLDPVAS; encoded by the coding sequence ATGACGGCAGCAGAAGTCTTTGGTGGTTGTGTGTTACAAGGTTCAGTACGCGTGTCTGGAGCGAAAAACTCTACAACTAAGTTGCTTGTTGCTTCGTTATTGTCTGATCGCAAATGTATTTTGCGTAATGTTCCTGATATTGGTGATGTACGTTTGACAGTTGAGCTATGCGAATCTTTAGGGTCTATAATTCATTGGGATAAGCAAGCAGAAGTCATAGAAATTCACACACCTAAAATTCATATGTCTGAGGTGTCTACTCAATTTTCTAGGGTGAATCGTATTCCTATTTTATTATTAGGAGCTTTACTTGCACGTTGTCCCGAAGGTGTTGTTGTCCCGTGTGTTGGGGGAGATGCTATTGGAGAGAGGACTCTGAATTTTCATTTTGAGGGTTTAGAGCAGCTTGGAGCAAAAGTTGCTTACGATGGGCATGGATATCAAGCCTCTGCTCCTAAAGGTCTTGTGGGGGCTTATATTACTCTTCCTTATCCTTCTGTAGGAGCTACAGAAAATTTAATCTTGGCTTCAGTACGTGCTCAGGGAAGAACGATCATTAAAAATGCCGCTTTAGAAGTGGAAATTCTTGATCTTATTTTGTTTTTACAAAAAGCCGGTGTGGAGATCACTACAGATAATGATAGAACTATAGAAATTTTCGGTTGCGATGATTTTTATGAGATCGATCATTGGATAATTCCTGATAAGATAGAAGCAGCTTCATTTGGTATGGCAGCAGTACTTACCGGCGGGCGTGTTTTGGTGGAAAATGCTGAGCAAGATCTGATGATTCCCTTCCTTAAAACTTTACGATCCATAGGTGGAGGATTTTCAGTTACAGAAACGGGGATAGAATTTTTCTATAATGAGCCTTTAAAAGGAGGCGTCGTCTTAGAGACAGACGTGCATCCTGGATTCCTCACTGATTGGCAACAACCATTTTCTATTCTTCTCTCTCAAGCAGAGGGATCTTCGGTAATTCACGAAACTGTTCACGAGAATCGCTTAGGCTATTTACGAGGTCTACAACAGATGGGAGCCAATTGTGAGTTGTTTTATCAGTGTTTAAGCTCAAAAGCTTGTCGCTATGCTACAGGAAATTTTCCTCATAGTGCTGTGATTCATGGTGTGACGCCCCTACGAGCTTCGCATCTTGTTATTCCTGATTTGCGAGCAGGGTTTGCCTATATTATGGCGGCACTTATTGCTGATGGAGGTCCATCCTTAATAGAAAATACTCAGTTATTAGATCGTGGGTATTATAATTGGGTAGAGAAACTCAATTCGTTAGGAGCAAAAATCCATTTATTATCTTTAGATCCTGTAGCTTCTTAA